Within Bradymonas sediminis, the genomic segment ACGGCTGTCTTCGTCGAACCCGAACTTGCAGAATATCCCGATGCGCACCGCCCGCGGCCGCCAGATCCGCAAGGCGTTTGTGCCGGCGCCGGGCTATCAGTTATTGGTGGCGGACTATTCGCAGATCGAGCTTCGTATCGTGGCGCATATGTCCCAGGACCCGCTGCTTTTGGACGCGTATAAACGCGGCGCGGATATCCACCGCCTCACCGCCTCGCAGATCTTCGACGTTGATTTTGAAGAGGTCACCTCGGCCCAGCGCGGTGCCGGAAAGACGATTAATTTCGGGGTGTTATACGGCATGGGTGCGCGCCGGCTCGCCGCAAGCCTGCGCATCTCGCAGGGCGAGGCGACGCAATATATCGACAATTATTTTGAGCGCTACGCCGGGGTCAGCGCGTTCTTCGACAAGCTGGTCGCCGACGCCACCCACAGCGGCTACGCCGAGACGATGTTTGGGCGAAAACGCCAGATCGCCGATATGGGGACGCTGGGTCGGCGCGAGCAGGCATTCGCCGAGCGCGTCGCCATCAATACACCGATTCAGGGCAGCGCCGCCGATATCATTAAATTCGCGATGGTGAATTTACAGGCCAAGATCGAGGCCGAGGAGTTGCCGATGCGCATGCTCCTTCAGGTGCACGATGAGCTCGTATTCGAGGTCGAGGATGCCTTCGTCGACGCGGCCAAGACGATCGTGCGGGAGGCGATGGAAGGCGTGTGCGAGCTGGACGTGCCGCTGCTGGTCGACCTCGGGTGCGGCGACAATTGGCTCGACGCCAAATAAGGTCGACTCAGCAGGGCGCGCGGGGTCAATCGAAGGGGAGCAGCCCCACCTCGGCGCCCCGGGCGAGCGCGTCGAAGCCCGGCAGGTCGGGCAGGTTGATCTCGGCGCCGCCCTCGGCGAGTCGATAATCGCAGTAGACGGCCTGAAAGCGCGGCTTCATCTCCGCGTCAGGCTGCTCTTTGTCGAGGGTGTCCAGCGCGACGAGCGCCTGGCCATCTGGCGCCGCGTCCTGGGCGATCGGCCCAAGGTAGGCCAGCCGGCGGGTGTTGATGATCGGCGCGCAGTCGTCGGTCTTGACCGCGAAGGTCGGCCCACCGTCGAAGGGGTCGATGGAATTATCCCACTCAAACCCAATCTTCTCGAGCATCCGGCGCGCCGGCACGGTCTTCTCGCCGACCACGCCGATGATCTTGCGCACATGCTCGGGCAAGAGCGCGGTATAGATCGGCTTGCTGGGGAAGAGGTTGCGGATGAACTCGACATTGTCGCGGCTGAGAAGATCCGCCTCGCGGTAGTTGAGGCCGGTGAAATTTCGCCCCAGACAATCCCACAGATCACTGGTCCCATCGTCGTTGAGCGGCGGCAATAACTCGGCGACCACCTCGTCGCGAAAAAGGTCGCGGTGCAGGCCGATAAATAGAAAGCGCACGAAGCTTAAGATGCGCCCCAATTTAAGCGGATGCGCGCGGTATTCGGGGGCAAGGATCAGCCCGCCGATCTCGGTGGGACCGTCATAATCAAAGCGCAACTGCAGCACACGGTGGATGATCAATTTGTCGAGGGTCGACGAGTATTTTTGCTCATTATGCACGTCATAATACACCGCCGGGCGCTCGTGGGTGCCGTGCTGAGCGATGATCAAGCAACTCCCAATCAGTCGCTTCTCGGCGACATCTTCGAGCACAAATAGATAGTCGCGAAAGCGCGGCTTTCGGTAGGTCCCGTCGAAGCTCTCGCGGCTGATCTGCACGAGTCTTTTGAGCCGCGCGGAATCATCCGGCAGGTTCAATGTGTTTAAGGTACGTGCGAGGCCTCGCAATTGGTCGAGGTCGGTAGGCAATGCTTCGCGTAAAAGGAACATAGGGCTAATTTCTCGATGATGATGACTCCAATTCGCCGCGATAGAGTCGCGAATTGGACGCGACATTTTCGATCCGCCGGCAGGCTACACCAAGTTGGGTTGCGCAGAAACACGCGACTTCGGCGGACGTCCGCTGCGGGCTAGGTCTGCGGGCCGGTGTGCTTGTATTTGTCACAGCCGCCTTAGTTGTCTATCTTTGAGGAAGCCGAACGGTTTTATCCACGCTGAACTAACCCGTCTTGACGAGAAAAATTATGAGCCGCTCCATCAATAAGTTAATTTCGGGACTCGGGCGCCGCGCGGCGCAACAATTGGGCCGCACTGCGGGCGCCTCCGTGGACACCTTTCAGCGTAACCCGGCCGCCGGGACCCTGAACCACGCCTATTGGGCCGCCAAGCAAACCCAGCAGGGCCGCTTTATGATGGGCGCGATGCGCACCATCGCCTCGGGGCCGGTGCTCGAATTGAGCAAAATGTGCGGGCGCGCGGGCGTCGCCGGCGCGGTCATCGACGGCGCGCTGGGCGGGCAACAGGCCTATAAATTTATGCGCAGCGGGCAGATCGACGGGGCGCAGGCCGCCAAGCACGTCGCCGCCGAATCCGGCTGCGGGTTCGTAACCTCCGCGTCAGGCACCGCCGGCACCATCGCCGTCTATATGATCACCGGCTCGATGGGACCCACCGCGATGGTCATCGGCATGGGCGCCTCGATGGGCTCGCGTATGGCCTATCGTAAGCTCGTCGGCGAGACCCTGCCGCAGCCCGAGAAAGCCGCCCAGGCTGTCCCTGATACCGCGGCGAAGACGGACTCCGCCGAAGAAGATGTCATCGAAGATATCGGGCCGAAGTCGGGCGAATAAATCCAGCGTTGATTTTCCAAAAAGCCCGGGCGTCATTCGCCCGGGCTTTTTGGTGTCTGGCGACGCAAAAATCAAGACGCCGAAAAGGTCGCAATCTCCCCGGAACAAAGGGCGATATTCGCTTGATTTCTTTACTTAAGACCCTCTGGCCCATATACTCGCGCCGTGGCTTTTGCATTAAATTAAAACAATGAGCGACTGCGATGTACAAAAAGAAAATGTTTTTTATTCAGGCCCTCGTCGCGACGCTGTTTTTATGGGGCGTTTCGGCGAATATCGCGTTCGCACAGGACAATGACGAAGCGCTCAATGTGGCGGTTTTGAACCTCGAAGGCACCGGCGTTGACCCCCAATTATTGGACACGTTGACCTCGGTGCTGCGAAACGAAGCCCAGCAATTTTCCTCCTACGATATCGTCAACCAATCCCCGATTAACCTCTCCGAAGTCGCCATCGTGCTGGGGTGCTCCAGCGATAGCCTGCCCTGCCTGGGGCGCGCTGCGGACCAGCTCGACGCGCGGGTCCTGATCTTTGGGCGAGTAGCGAAGGTCGAAGATACCCACCGGGTCACGGTCGTTATTTTCGACGCCCAGAGCCAAAAGATCGTCCGCCAGCTAGTGCGCACCCTGGCCAGCGAAACCAAGACGAGTCAGGGGCGCTCCGCTGACCCGGTGAGCGCGTTCCGAAAGGAAGTTCAGAGCCTGTTCCCGCGTGACGCGAACCCGGTCGCCGAAAACCAGGCCACGCTCCTGCAGATTGAGTCGAACGTCGATAATACCGAGATTAAGTTGAACGGCACGATGGTGGGCGTCGCGCCGATCAAACGCTCTTCGCTGCCGCCGGGAATCTACCGAATCGAGGCGTCGCGCCAAGGATATACGACCTGGAAGACCAACGTTGAGCTGATCGCCGGCGCGGACGTGCGCGTGTGGGCGCCGATGAAGCGGGCGCCTGGGGCGAGTGATAAGGTCGCGGCGAAGGCACCCGTCAGCGGGCGTAAGACGGTGACCCCGCCGCCGATGCCGGCGTCCTCGGGGCCGAATTGGGGCGCCTGGAGCGCGATCGGCGTGGGCGGCATCGCCCTGGCCGGCAGCGGCGTGATGGCGCTGATGATCTTCGACACCGAAGATGAATTAAAGGCGCTCGACGCGAATCGAGATCCCGCCCCGGCCAAACGTGAGGCCTATCTTAACGACCGGCAGGGCCTGCTCGACAAAGGCGAGAGCTATGAGTTGGGCCATCGCGTGCTGCTCGGCGTCGGCCTGGTCAGCGTGGCAGCCGGCGTCGTCTGGTTGGTCCTCGACGACGGCGGCGAAGCGCAGCAACGCGCCCAAAAGATCGACGACTCGAATTGGGATGTCGGCCTGTCAACGCGCGGCGTCCAGGCGCAGTGGAGCTGGTAAATATTCGCGATGATCGGCGCCCCCGACGGGCGCCGATTTTCTTGCTCCCTCTCCTCAATTCTCATCCATCCCTTCTTTCTGTTCCCCCATTATTCTCAATTATGAAGTATTTCTCCACGAAGCCTGGCCATCGGCGATGGATGCAATTTCTGCTGATGGCGGGGCTCCTGAGCACCTTCCTCTGGGCCCCCGCGGCGCAGGCGCAGCAGCGCGGGCTGACCGCCGCCGACCGCCTCGGAATCCTCTACGCCCCGCAGCTTAACTTCACACCCGAAGGCGACCCGATCATCCGAGTCGCGGTCATCGAGGGCGCCAAAAAAGTCGCGTTTACGCCCACCGAGACCATCCGCGTGCTCCCGCAGGGAGAGTCCGGCCCGGAGATCGTTTTGCCCGGAAATAAGACCTATACGGTCGAGATTTCGCAGGCGCGGCCGGGCGAATATAAGCATTGGGTGGTCGTCGAGAGTCTTCCTGTCGCGCGGCGCGCGCAGCTTGAGGCGGTGAAAGACCAGTGGATGAAACGTGGCTATCTGCCCGACACCTTCGAGGTCGGCGGGCTCTTCGGGATTCGCGGTAAGGTCTTTGATTCGCGCCAGATTCTGGTGGCCATCGGCGGGTCGAAAGATCTGAAGCAGGCCAAGAAACTTCAGCGCGACCTCGAGACCAAATACGGCCTGGAGGGCCGGATTCATAGCGAGATTACCCGGTTCCCCTCGGGCATGATCTCGCTGACCGGGCAGGGCTTGTCGATGGAGATTCACTCCCCGGACACCCTCTGGGTCGCCCCCAAAAAGGGGCGCGACGAGGATATTCGCTATACGATTCCGGGCGTAAAGAAGAGTTATAACGCCGGCACTGAGACCCGCACCTACCTCGGTAAGCTGGTCTTCGCGCCCGACAAAGATGGCAGCCTGGTCGCCATGACCAGCCTGGGCGCCGAGCGTTTGCTGCGCGGCGTCGTCCCCTCCGAGACCTACGCCAGCGCCCCCAAAGAGGCGCTGATGGCCCAGGCGGTCGCCGCGCGAAACGAGATCTTCGCCGCCCTCGGCGTGCGTAACCTCGCCGACCCCTATATGCAGCGCGCCGATATCTACGACCAGGTTTATGGCGGCGTGGGCGCGGAGGACCCGCGCGCCACGCGCGCCGTCAAGGCCACCCGCGGCCAGGTGATGTTCTACAAGCAGCAGATCGTCGAGGCCGTCTATAGCTCGAACGCCGGCGGCTTCACCGAGAATAATAATAATGTCTGGGACGCCAAGGCGCGGCCCTATCTTCGCGGCAAGGCCGACGTGCCGGCCGAGGATGTGCCTGCCGAGTTCCGAAACGGCATCACCACCCAAAACCTCGAGGCCTTCCTAGCCAGTGATATGCCCGCCTATTCGAAGACCTCGCCGATGGGCAGCACGAAATATTATCGCTGGCAAGACTCGGCGAGCATCGCCGAGGTCGAGGCCTGGCTTGGGAAGCAGGGCTATAAATTAGGCAAGATTCGCGGCGCAAAGGTCTTGAGCCGCGGGGTGAGCGGGCGGGTGATTCGTCTCGAGCTCACCGGTCAAAAGGGCAAGGCGGTCATTGAGCGCGAGCTCAACGTGCGCCGGCTCTTCGGGGGGCTAAAGAGCGGGCTCTTCGTGATGGATTATCAGACCGACTCGGCCGGAAATATCACGAAATTTACGTTCCGCGGCGCCGGCTTTGGCCACGGCGTTGGCATGTGCCAGACCGGCGCGATGGGCATGGCCGCCCAGGGCAAGAGCTTCCAAGATATCCTTGGCCACTATTATTCGGGCATCGATATCCGAAAGCTCTACTAAGCCCGGCGGTCTTTAGAACGAGCCGGCGGCGGCCATCTTCGCCCCGGCCTGCGTCATCTCGGCCACGGCCTTTTCGATATCGCCCGGGCTCACGATGACGCCGCGGCATGCGTCGATAATCACCGTGGTGTCGAAGCCGTCCGCGCAGGCGTCGAGCGCGCTGAATTTCACGCAATAGTCCGTCGCGATCCCCACCAAAAACACCTGCTCGACGCCCTGCTCGCGCAGGTACTCGGTCATGCCCGTCGCGCTGTGGTGGCCGTTATCATAGAAGCCGCTATAGCTGTCGTAGCGCGCGTCGCTGCCCTTGCGAAAGACCCGCTCGATGCGCGCGGTGTCCAGGCCTTCGGCGAACTCTGCGCCCGGCGTATCCTGCACGCAATGGTCTGGCCACAAGACCTGGGTCAACCCCTCCACCTCGATGACCTCGCCGGGCTCTCTCCCCGCGTGATTGGAGGCGAAGCTCGCGTGGTCGCTCGGATGCCAATCCTGGGTCGCCACGACCAGGTCGAATCGCCCCATTAATTTGTTGATGGGCTCGATGACATCGAATCCGCCCGCCACACCGAGCGCGCCACCGGGCAAAAAGTCATTTTGGATATCGATGACGATCAACGCACTTTTTGACATGATTTACTCCGCTTCTCGAGAAAAATTCCAATCGGGCGAGGCGCATCGCGTGCGCGAACGCGTCGCCTGTGGGCCTTGAGTTAGCCCGTTTCATGACTGCGCGCAACGCCATCAGCGCTGGCCAAATCAAGGGAATGTGGGGATTGCAAATCGGCGATGCACACCTGGTCGAGCGAGCGCAAAAAAGCCTGGCGCGCCAGCTCTAATTGCGCGCGCAATCTGCAATGACCGCTGAGTTGGCAGCAATTTTGGGAGGGGTTAAAGCACTCCACCAGCTCGAAAGGCTCCATTTTTCGCACGACATCGCCCACGCGCAACGCCTCGGGGTCGGCGCGCAATTGGGTGCGACTTCCGCGCCCACGGCTGGTGTGCAGCCAATCATGCCCGCTCAACTCGGCGATGATCTTGGCCGTATAGGTCGGTGAAATCTGATGCGCCTCGGCGGCCTCGGCCGCGGTCGCGCCGGCTTCGCCCCGGTCGGCAAAATAGACCAGCAAGCGAATCGAAATATCTGTTTTTCGGGTCAAATTCATCGCGATTCGCCTATTTACACTGGCCAGTAGATGCGGGATTCTGTAAATGTGGACTCTGAGAGTCCTATTTGTTTCTATGATCTTTATAGAGCAGCTTGAATTTGAATGCACGAGCATTCGGAACCATCCGCTATAATGCACGGAGAGTACCATGTCCTTTGCGACGCGAGAGCATAATCTGCAAATGCAGGGGCCGCGCCCCGAGTTTAGCCGCGAAGATATCGAGACCTTTGTCCACGCGTTTTACGGCCGCGTGCAGGAGGACGAGCTTATCGGCCCGGTCTTCGACCTCTATATACTCGATTGGGGTCCACATCTGAAGCGCATGGTCGGGTTTTGGAGCGCCGTGCTTCGCGGCGAGCGCAGCTATACCCAGAGCCCCAAGGGGCCGCCGCCGGTGATGCATTGGAATATGCCGGAGCTTGAGCACGCCCATTTTGTGCGCTGGCTCGACCTCTTTAAGCAGACCCTCGAAGATGTCCTCGAGCCCGACCAGGCTGCGTGGCTGGCGGGGCGCTCGCGCTTTATGGCCGACGCGTTGTCGCGAAATCTTGGGCCCTACGAGGGTGAAACCTGATGTGAATATGTTAAGGTGCCCCAGGGCATCACAATACACCCGGTTTTTGGGGAAATGCCTCTGTATTTTAAGTTGAATTGCTAAAAATATGTAGTGTTTGAGGCGATGATGAGTGACCCGAAAATCTCTTCGAGTAATCAACACTCGATCGTGGTGGATGGCATCAGCAAAACCTACGGGGATTTCAGCGCGCTGAATCAGATCAGCTTTAAGGTTCGGCCCGGCGAAATTGTCGGCTTTCTGGGCCCCAACGGGGCGGGGAAGTCGACCACGATGAAGATCTTAACCTGCTTTATGGACGCGACCGCGGGGCGCGCGTCCGTGGCGGGTTTTGATGTTGGCACCCAATCAAAACAGGTGCGCAGTCGGGTGGGCTATCTGCCCGAAAACGTGCCCCTTTATGACGATATGATCGTCTACGATTACCTCAACTTCATCGCCGAGATGCGCGAAATCCCGCGCAGTGAGCGCCGTCGAAGCCTCGACGAGGCGGTCGAGCGAACGGGGCTGAAGTCGGTCATTCACCGCGAAATCCGCGAGCTCTCCAAGGGCTATCGCCAGCGCGTCGGGCTCGCCCAGGCGATTATCCATCGCCCGAAGGTGCTCATCCTCGACGAGCCCACCACCGGCCTGGACCCCAACCAGCTCATCGAGATCCGCGATGTAATCAAAGATCTGGGGCGCGAAAATACCATCATCCTCTCGACGCATATTCTCCAGGAAGTCAGCGCGGTTTGCGACCGAATTATCATCATCAATCGCGGCGAACTCGTCGCCGATGACACGCTCGACGGGCTAAAGCAGGAGCTGCCCACGCGCTTCCCGGACTGGCAGAACGCCCTGGGTGAGGGCAGCCCCCCGGACGCCCCGAAGGAGCCCACGCTCGAAGATATCTTCCGCGTCTATACCGCCGGCTCGACCGAGGAAAATCGCGACGCCGCACCCTCCCTGGCCGAGGTCTAAACAACGATGAATAAGATCGGATTTATCTTCAAACGCGAAGTCAGCGCCTATTTCAACTCGGCGGTCGCCTATATCGTCGTGATCCTATTTTTG encodes:
- a CDS encoding SpoIID/LytB domain-containing protein — its product is MKYFSTKPGHRRWMQFLLMAGLLSTFLWAPAAQAQQRGLTAADRLGILYAPQLNFTPEGDPIIRVAVIEGAKKVAFTPTETIRVLPQGESGPEIVLPGNKTYTVEISQARPGEYKHWVVVESLPVARRAQLEAVKDQWMKRGYLPDTFEVGGLFGIRGKVFDSRQILVAIGGSKDLKQAKKLQRDLETKYGLEGRIHSEITRFPSGMISLTGQGLSMEIHSPDTLWVAPKKGRDEDIRYTIPGVKKSYNAGTETRTYLGKLVFAPDKDGSLVAMTSLGAERLLRGVVPSETYASAPKEALMAQAVAARNEIFAALGVRNLADPYMQRADIYDQVYGGVGAEDPRATRAVKATRGQVMFYKQQIVEAVYSSNAGGFTENNNNVWDAKARPYLRGKADVPAEDVPAEFRNGITTQNLEAFLASDMPAYSKTSPMGSTKYYRWQDSASIAEVEAWLGKQGYKLGKIRGAKVLSRGVSGRVIRLELTGQKGKAVIERELNVRRLFGGLKSGLFVMDYQTDSAGNITKFTFRGAGFGHGVGMCQTGAMGMAAQGKSFQDILGHYYSGIDIRKLY
- a CDS encoding RrF2 family transcriptional regulator; protein product: MNLTRKTDISIRLLVYFADRGEAGATAAEAAEAHQISPTYTAKIIAELSGHDWLHTSRGRGSRTQLRADPEALRVGDVVRKMEPFELVECFNPSQNCCQLSGHCRLRAQLELARQAFLRSLDQVCIADLQSPHSLDLASADGVARSHETG
- the pncA gene encoding bifunctional nicotinamidase/pyrazinamidase, whose protein sequence is MSKSALIVIDIQNDFLPGGALGVAGGFDVIEPINKLMGRFDLVVATQDWHPSDHASFASNHAGREPGEVIEVEGLTQVLWPDHCVQDTPGAEFAEGLDTARIERVFRKGSDARYDSYSGFYDNGHHSATGMTEYLREQGVEQVFLVGIATDYCVKFSALDACADGFDTTVIIDACRGVIVSPGDIEKAVAEMTQAGAKMAAAGSF
- a CDS encoding PEGA domain-containing protein, whose translation is MYKKKMFFIQALVATLFLWGVSANIAFAQDNDEALNVAVLNLEGTGVDPQLLDTLTSVLRNEAQQFSSYDIVNQSPINLSEVAIVLGCSSDSLPCLGRAADQLDARVLIFGRVAKVEDTHRVTVVIFDAQSQKIVRQLVRTLASETKTSQGRSADPVSAFRKEVQSLFPRDANPVAENQATLLQIESNVDNTEIKLNGTMVGVAPIKRSSLPPGIYRIEASRQGYTTWKTNVELIAGADVRVWAPMKRAPGASDKVAAKAPVSGRKTVTPPPMPASSGPNWGAWSAIGVGGIALAGSGVMALMIFDTEDELKALDANRDPAPAKREAYLNDRQGLLDKGESYELGHRVLLGVGLVSVAAGVVWLVLDDGGEAQQRAQKIDDSNWDVGLSTRGVQAQWSW
- a CDS encoding arginine N-succinyltransferase, with product MFLLREALPTDLDQLRGLARTLNTLNLPDDSARLKRLVQISRESFDGTYRKPRFRDYLFVLEDVAEKRLIGSCLIIAQHGTHERPAVYYDVHNEQKYSSTLDKLIIHRVLQLRFDYDGPTEIGGLILAPEYRAHPLKLGRILSFVRFLFIGLHRDLFRDEVVAELLPPLNDDGTSDLWDCLGRNFTGLNYREADLLSRDNVEFIRNLFPSKPIYTALLPEHVRKIIGVVGEKTVPARRMLEKIGFEWDNSIDPFDGGPTFAVKTDDCAPIINTRRLAYLGPIAQDAAPDGQALVALDTLDKEQPDAEMKPRFQAVYCDYRLAEGGAEINLPDLPGFDALARGAEVGLLPFD
- a CDS encoding ABC transporter ATP-binding protein, with the translated sequence MSDPKISSSNQHSIVVDGISKTYGDFSALNQISFKVRPGEIVGFLGPNGAGKSTTMKILTCFMDATAGRASVAGFDVGTQSKQVRSRVGYLPENVPLYDDMIVYDYLNFIAEMREIPRSERRRSLDEAVERTGLKSVIHREIRELSKGYRQRVGLAQAIIHRPKVLILDEPTTGLDPNQLIEIRDVIKDLGRENTIILSTHILQEVSAVCDRIIIINRGELVADDTLDGLKQELPTRFPDWQNALGEGSPPDAPKEPTLEDIFRVYTAGSTEENRDAAPSLAEV
- a CDS encoding group III truncated hemoglobin, with protein sequence MSFATREHNLQMQGPRPEFSREDIETFVHAFYGRVQEDELIGPVFDLYILDWGPHLKRMVGFWSAVLRGERSYTQSPKGPPPVMHWNMPELEHAHFVRWLDLFKQTLEDVLEPDQAAWLAGRSRFMADALSRNLGPYEGET